The proteins below are encoded in one region of Qipengyuania sp. HL-TH1:
- a CDS encoding AI-2E family transporter, whose product MSDTQPSEHSAPPAPARRSRRLAFAEQELRLISSLVLLIGLGLFLALPFVLSIGSVVFLPVVTALVLTVILSPLADKLNGWGLPNALASLTALLFFFAILLLALALILQPAVALFDDVPAMAQGVMARFGELRERFAWVAALNEQLGALMNSDGTREVVLAAPSLLEQVAFATPSLIIETILTLLMAYFMIEARVRLRQRLLFGRASFGTSIKAARVIREVQDRVAAYILTVGWINAMVGLVVALGAWALGVDAPIMWGGLAALLNFLPYVGPIVMVALLGLFGIGTTETIVLGLVPAAAYLALHTVEANFITPSILGARFTMNPVMILIALSYFTWIWGVFGALLSVPILLMLTALFDHIGRPNLVGFIFGEPLFATSLFDEADKADTPAP is encoded by the coding sequence ATGAGCGACACCCAGCCTTCCGAACACAGCGCCCCGCCCGCCCCCGCGCGCCGGTCGCGCAGGCTGGCCTTTGCCGAACAGGAGCTGCGGCTGATTTCGTCGCTGGTCCTGCTGATCGGCCTGGGCCTGTTTCTCGCGCTGCCCTTCGTGCTGTCGATCGGCTCGGTGGTATTCCTGCCGGTGGTCACCGCGCTGGTGCTGACCGTGATCCTGTCGCCGCTGGCGGACAAGCTCAACGGCTGGGGCCTGCCCAATGCCCTGGCCTCGCTCACCGCGCTGCTGTTCTTCTTCGCGATCCTGCTGCTCGCGCTGGCGCTGATCCTGCAACCTGCGGTCGCCCTGTTCGACGATGTTCCCGCGATGGCGCAGGGCGTGATGGCGCGCTTCGGCGAATTGCGCGAGCGCTTCGCCTGGGTCGCCGCGCTCAATGAACAGCTTGGCGCGCTGATGAACAGTGACGGCACGCGCGAAGTGGTGCTGGCCGCGCCCAGCCTGCTCGAACAGGTCGCCTTCGCCACGCCGAGCCTAATCATCGAGACGATCCTGACACTGCTGATGGCTTATTTCATGATCGAAGCGCGCGTCCGCCTGCGCCAGCGGCTGCTGTTCGGCCGCGCCAGCTTCGGCACCAGCATCAAGGCCGCGCGCGTGATCCGCGAAGTGCAGGACCGGGTCGCGGCTTATATACTCACGGTGGGCTGGATCAATGCGATGGTCGGGCTGGTGGTCGCACTGGGCGCCTGGGCGCTGGGCGTCGATGCGCCGATCATGTGGGGCGGGCTGGCCGCGCTGCTCAATTTCCTGCCCTATGTCGGCCCGATCGTGATGGTCGCCCTGCTCGGCCTGTTCGGGATCGGAACGACCGAAACGATCGTGCTCGGTCTGGTGCCCGCGGCCGCCTATCTTGCGCTGCATACGGTAGAGGCGAATTTCATCACCCCGTCGATCCTCGGCGCGCGCTTCACGATGAACCCGGTGATGATCCTGATCGCGCTGTCCTATTTTACCTGGATCTGGGGCGTGTTCGGCGCGCTGCTGTCGGTCCCGATCCTGCTGATGCTGACTGCGCTGTTCGACCATATCGGCCGCCCCAACCTCGTCGGTTTCATCTTCGGCGAACCCCTGTTCGCGACCAGCCTGTTCGACGAAGCGGACAAGGCCGACACGCCCGCCCCATAG
- a CDS encoding superoxide dismutase, with the protein MAFELIDLPYDDTALEPAVSAKTLSFHHGKHHKAYLDKTNKAIEGTDLEGKDLEAVIASARDNDQGLFNNSAQSWNHGFYWHSMAPSETSPSDELKSMIDDVFGSVDGVKEKLAERGAGHFASGWVWLAIKDGKLTIEETHDGDTLADLDGVNPLLVIDLWEHAYYLDHQNARPAYLDAVNGKLNWSFASENLARGTTWKYPG; encoded by the coding sequence ATGGCTTTTGAGCTGATCGACCTGCCTTACGACGACACCGCGCTGGAGCCCGCCGTGTCGGCCAAGACGCTGTCGTTCCACCACGGCAAGCACCACAAGGCCTATCTCGACAAGACCAACAAGGCGATCGAAGGCACCGACCTCGAGGGCAAGGATCTCGAAGCGGTGATCGCTTCCGCACGTGACAACGACCAGGGCCTGTTCAACAATTCGGCGCAGAGCTGGAACCACGGCTTCTACTGGCATTCGATGGCGCCGTCGGAAACCAGCCCTTCGGACGAGCTCAAGAGCATGATCGACGATGTCTTCGGCTCGGTCGACGGGGTGAAGGAAAAACTCGCCGAGCGTGGTGCGGGCCATTTCGCAAGCGGCTGGGTGTGGCTGGCCATCAAGGATGGCAAGCTGACCATCGAGGAAACGCATGACGGCGACACGCTGGCCGATCTCGACGGGGTGAACCCGCTGCTCGTGATCGACCTGTGGGAACACGCCTATTACCTCGATCACCAAAACGCGCGTCCCGCCTATCTCGATGCGGTCAACGGCAAGCTCAACTGGAGCTTCGCGAGCGAAAATCTCGCACGCGGCACGACCTGGAAATATCCCGGCTAA
- the glmM gene encoding phosphoglucosamine mutase: protein MARKFFGTDGIRGRTNEGVMTAATAMRVGQAAGTHFLRGGHRHRVVIGKDTRLSGYMMESALVAGFTSVGMDVIMTGPLPTPAIALLTREMRADLGVMISASHNPFEDNGIKLFGPDGFKLSDEAEASIERLLEQEPLLVQPDRIGRARRIEDARGRYIHAVKQSVASDIRFDGLKVVVDCAHGAAYQVAPSAIWELGAEVIAMGVAPDGININDGVGSTALDAIKARVVEEGADIGIALDGDADRLIVIDEKGRTVDGDQLMGLIASRLQARGDLTGGGVVATVMSNLGLERYLAGLGLTLERTKVGDRYVLERMREGGFNVGGEQSGHMILTDHGTTGDGTVAALRVLASLVRSGKPASELLHVFDPVPQLLKNVRYAGGTPLENDTVKQVIADAEQELAGKGRLVIRPSGTEPVIRVMAEGDDAAQVEAVVDRICAAVKEAA, encoded by the coding sequence ATGGCACGCAAATTCTTCGGCACGGACGGCATCCGCGGACGCACCAACGAGGGCGTGATGACCGCCGCCACCGCCATGCGCGTGGGCCAGGCGGCGGGCACGCATTTCCTTCGCGGCGGGCATCGTCACCGGGTGGTGATCGGCAAGGACACGCGCCTGTCGGGCTATATGATGGAAAGCGCGCTGGTCGCGGGCTTCACCAGTGTCGGCATGGACGTGATCATGACCGGGCCGCTGCCGACCCCGGCGATCGCGCTGCTGACCCGCGAGATGCGCGCCGATTTGGGCGTGATGATCTCCGCCAGCCACAACCCGTTCGAGGACAATGGCATCAAGCTGTTCGGACCCGACGGGTTCAAGCTGTCCGACGAGGCCGAGGCATCGATCGAACGCCTGCTCGAACAGGAACCGTTGCTCGTCCAGCCCGACCGGATCGGCCGCGCGCGCCGGATCGAGGATGCGCGGGGCCGCTATATCCACGCGGTGAAACAATCGGTGGCAAGCGACATCCGCTTCGACGGGCTGAAGGTGGTGGTCGACTGCGCGCATGGCGCGGCCTATCAGGTCGCCCCCAGCGCGATCTGGGAATTGGGCGCGGAGGTCATCGCCATGGGCGTCGCGCCCGATGGCATCAATATCAACGACGGCGTCGGGTCCACCGCGCTCGACGCGATCAAGGCGCGCGTGGTCGAGGAAGGCGCCGACATCGGCATCGCGCTCGATGGTGACGCCGACCGGCTGATCGTGATCGACGAGAAGGGCAGGACGGTCGATGGCGACCAGCTGATGGGCCTCATCGCCAGCCGCCTGCAGGCGCGCGGCGACCTGACCGGCGGCGGCGTGGTGGCCACGGTTATGTCGAACCTTGGCCTGGAACGGTATCTCGCCGGTCTCGGCCTGACGCTCGAACGGACCAAGGTCGGCGATCGCTACGTGCTCGAGCGGATGCGCGAAGGCGGCTTCAATGTCGGCGGCGAGCAATCGGGCCACATGATCCTGACCGATCACGGCACCACCGGCGATGGTACGGTGGCCGCGCTGCGCGTGCTCGCGAGCCTGGTGCGTTCGGGCAAGCCCGCCAGCGAATTGCTGCACGTCTTCGACCCGGTTCCGCAATTGCTCAAGAATGTGCGCTATGCCGGCGGCACGCCGCTCGAGAACGACACGGTCAAACAGGTCATTGCCGATGCCGAGCAGGAGCTTGCCGGCAAGGGCCGCCTCGTCATTCGCCCCTCGGGGACCGAACCGGTCATCCGGGTCATGGCCGAGGGCGACGATGCCGCGCAGGTCGAGGCGGTGGTCGACCGGATTTGCGCTGCTGTGAAAGAGGCCGCCTGA
- a CDS encoding DUF1272 domain-containing protein: MLEMRPDCERCGTDLPAENAGAFICSFECTFCTECAEVLDDVCPNCSGELMDRPTRAKQLHEKFPPGTKRKFAG, translated from the coding sequence ATGCTTGAAATGCGCCCCGATTGCGAACGTTGCGGGACCGACCTTCCGGCCGAAAACGCCGGTGCGTTCATCTGCAGCTTCGAATGCACCTTCTGCACCGAATGCGCCGAAGTGCTCGACGATGTCTGTCCCAATTGCAGCGGCGAGCTGATGGACCGCCCCACCCGCGCGAAACAATTGCACGAGAAATTCCCGCCCGGCACGAAACGGAAGTTCGCCGGGTGA
- the thiD gene encoding bifunctional hydroxymethylpyrimidine kinase/phosphomethylpyrimidine kinase: protein MTPRILSIAGSDSSGGAGIQADIKTITMLGGYAMTAITAVTAQNTCGVQGVEALSPQFVLQQVESCLSDIGADAIKIGMLGSPETARLLAERLDTFAGPIVFDPVMVATSGSVLADEATIAGFAALMEIATIVTPNLPELEALTGRPDIADGDMFEAAKELADRHGVQVLAKGGHAGDETQVVDRIASPSGKYASFAHSRIETRHTHGTGCTLSAALATMLGYRQPLTHAIRIARAFTHAAIEQAPGFGEGSGPLGHHAVRNRSERDQQPRS from the coding sequence ATGACCCCGCGTATCCTCTCGATCGCCGGCTCCGACAGTTCGGGCGGCGCGGGCATCCAGGCGGATATCAAAACCATCACCATGCTGGGCGGTTATGCAATGACCGCGATCACCGCGGTGACGGCGCAGAACACATGCGGCGTACAGGGGGTGGAGGCGCTGTCGCCGCAATTCGTGTTGCAGCAGGTCGAGAGCTGCCTGTCCGACATCGGCGCCGATGCGATCAAGATCGGCATGCTGGGTTCGCCCGAAACCGCGCGGCTGCTCGCCGAGCGGCTCGACACATTCGCCGGCCCGATCGTCTTCGACCCGGTGATGGTCGCTACCAGCGGATCGGTGCTCGCGGACGAGGCGACGATTGCCGGCTTCGCCGCGTTGATGGAGATCGCCACCATCGTTACCCCCAATTTGCCCGAGCTCGAGGCGCTCACCGGCCGCCCCGACATCGCGGACGGGGACATGTTCGAGGCGGCGAAGGAACTGGCCGACCGGCACGGGGTCCAGGTGCTCGCCAAGGGCGGGCATGCAGGGGACGAAACGCAGGTGGTCGACCGGATCGCCTCCCCCAGCGGCAAATACGCCAGCTTCGCGCATTCGCGGATCGAAACGCGGCACACGCATGGGACGGGGTGCACGCTATCCGCCGCGCTGGCGACCATGCTCGGCTATCGCCAGCCGCTCACCCACGCGATCCGCATTGCGCGCGCCTTCACCCATGCCGCGATCGAGCAGGCGCCCGGTTTCGGCGAGGGATCAGGCCCGCTGGGCCATCACGCGGTCCGCAATCGCAGCGAGCGCGATCAGCAACCCAGATCGTAG
- a CDS encoding LOG family protein, with product MTEDEKRRRGIEDRKFYAAKQEARFEKQGLESHTPQTEHPSYKLAFQDTDFLLREELRPVRFQLELLKPEMVLDEAGVGSTLVMYGSARIPPPEAADTALEGAKDLPEEERKIVESLVAKSKYYEEARKLAKMATEKSIIENGKRQFVVCSGGGPSIMEAANRGASEAGGESIGLNIILPHEQAPNQYVTPYLSLNFHYFALRKMHFLLRARAVAVFPGGFGTFDEFFELLTLIQTGKMKPIPILLFGKDFWSRVVNFEAIAEEGTISKRDLELFRWCETAEDAWEYLCDFYDLGC from the coding sequence ATGACAGAAGATGAAAAGCGCCGGCGCGGTATCGAAGACCGCAAATTCTACGCCGCCAAACAGGAAGCCCGGTTCGAAAAACAGGGCCTCGAATCCCATACCCCGCAGACCGAGCATCCCAGCTACAAGCTGGCGTTCCAGGATACGGACTTCCTCCTGCGCGAGGAACTGCGCCCGGTGCGCTTCCAGCTCGAATTGCTCAAGCCCGAAATGGTCCTCGACGAGGCCGGGGTTGGCTCGACGCTGGTGATGTATGGCAGCGCGCGGATCCCGCCTCCCGAAGCCGCAGATACCGCGCTCGAAGGCGCCAAGGACCTGCCCGAGGAAGAGCGCAAGATCGTTGAAAGCCTGGTCGCCAAGTCGAAATATTACGAAGAAGCGCGCAAGCTGGCCAAGATGGCGACCGAGAAGTCGATCATCGAAAACGGCAAGCGCCAGTTCGTCGTGTGCTCGGGCGGCGGTCCGTCGATCATGGAAGCGGCCAATCGCGGCGCCAGCGAGGCGGGCGGCGAATCGATCGGCCTCAACATCATCCTGCCGCACGAACAGGCGCCCAACCAGTATGTGACGCCCTATCTCTCGCTCAACTTCCACTATTTCGCGCTGCGCAAGATGCACTTCCTGCTGCGCGCGCGTGCGGTCGCGGTGTTCCCCGGCGGGTTCGGCACGTTCGACGAATTCTTCGAACTGCTGACGCTGATCCAGACGGGCAAGATGAAGCCCATCCCGATCCTGCTGTTTGGCAAGGATTTCTGGTCGCGCGTGGTCAATTTCGAAGCGATTGCCGAAGAAGGCACGATCTCGAAGAGGGATCTCGAGCTGTTCCGCTGGTGCGAAACCGCTGAAGACGCATGGGAATATTTGTGCGACTTCTACGATCTGGGTTGCTGA
- the aat gene encoding leucyl/phenylalanyl-tRNA--protein transferase → MHAPATSRIPVELLLRAYRGGIFPMADHRSDPEVYWVEPRERAIIPLDGFRLSKSLKKTLRQDRFRVTCNADFAGVIAECAAPREEHAESWISHRIEASYNALHLAGHAHSIECWQGGALVGGLYGVGFDRVFCGESMFSRTPDASKVALAWLVAAMREAGYALLDCQFMTEHLATMGAVAVSQAQYMQMMARLEGYPAAALPDVVARFGASSSPGKSITQSLIQTS, encoded by the coding sequence ATGCACGCCCCCGCCACATCCCGGATACCCGTCGAATTGCTGCTGCGCGCCTATCGCGGGGGAATCTTCCCGATGGCCGACCATCGCAGCGATCCCGAAGTCTACTGGGTCGAGCCGCGCGAACGCGCGATCATCCCGCTCGATGGCTTCCGCTTGTCGAAGAGTTTGAAGAAGACGCTGCGGCAGGATCGCTTCCGTGTCACCTGCAATGCCGATTTCGCCGGGGTCATCGCCGAATGCGCCGCCCCGCGCGAGGAACATGCCGAAAGCTGGATCAGCCACCGGATCGAGGCCAGCTACAACGCGCTGCATCTGGCAGGGCATGCGCATTCGATCGAATGCTGGCAGGGCGGCGCACTGGTCGGCGGGCTGTATGGCGTCGGTTTCGACCGGGTGTTCTGCGGCGAAAGCATGTTCAGCCGCACGCCCGATGCCAGCAAGGTGGCGCTGGCGTGGCTGGTCGCGGCGATGCGCGAGGCGGGCTATGCGCTGCTCGACTGCCAGTTCATGACCGAGCATCTGGCGACCATGGGCGCAGTGGCGGTCAGCCAGGCGCAATATATGCAGATGATGGCCCGGCTGGAGGGTTATCCGGCGGCCGCGTTGCCCGATGTCGTCGCGCGATTCGGCGCATCTTCCTCACCCGGAAAATCCATCACGCAGTCCTTGATCCAGACGTCGTAG
- a CDS encoding DUF2155 domain-containing protein, protein MRGALALLATAALVAACDQQADAPADATATTIPEELQQGELPARPAAEAGLGTPMAERVATLGLLNKRNNVSQDLELRPGEQQRVGDVIVRLQACERTAPWEMPKETGGFVQVLVKERGTEDNFRKVFSGWLFKNSPSLNVVEHPIYDVWIKDCVMDFPGEEDAPNRATTSGNAAAG, encoded by the coding sequence ATGCGCGGGGCGCTTGCCCTCCTGGCCACGGCGGCGCTGGTCGCGGCCTGTGACCAGCAAGCGGACGCGCCCGCCGATGCGACCGCGACCACTATTCCCGAGGAACTGCAGCAGGGCGAATTGCCTGCGCGTCCCGCCGCCGAAGCGGGTCTGGGCACGCCGATGGCAGAGCGTGTCGCCACGCTCGGCCTGCTCAACAAGCGCAACAATGTCAGCCAGGACCTCGAACTACGCCCCGGCGAGCAGCAGCGGGTCGGCGATGTGATCGTCCGCCTGCAGGCCTGCGAGCGCACGGCGCCGTGGGAAATGCCCAAGGAAACGGGCGGTTTCGTGCAGGTGCTGGTCAAGGAACGCGGGACCGAGGACAATTTCCGCAAGGTCTTCTCGGGCTGGCTGTTCAAGAACTCGCCCAGCCTCAACGTGGTCGAACACCCGATCTACGACGTCTGGATCAAGGACTGCGTGATGGATTTTCCGGGTGAGGAAGATGCGCCGAATCGCGCGACGACATCGGGCAACGCGGCCGCCGGATAA
- a CDS encoding NADH:ubiquinone oxidoreductase subunit NDUFA12, translated as MNILGKIFTWWDGATIGTLLWSSRNGEQVGTDAQGNAYYRSKKKSGDGRERRWVIYEGANDASRVPSEWHGWLHGSFDDVPESNLPAARIWETDYTPNATGTASAYRPAGALERGGKRARATGDYEAWSPEA; from the coding sequence ATGAACATCCTCGGCAAGATTTTTACCTGGTGGGACGGCGCCACGATCGGCACGCTCCTGTGGTCGTCGCGCAATGGCGAGCAGGTTGGCACCGATGCGCAGGGCAACGCCTATTACCGCTCGAAGAAGAAGAGCGGTGACGGCCGCGAGCGGCGCTGGGTGATCTATGAGGGTGCCAATGATGCCAGCCGCGTGCCGAGCGAATGGCACGGCTGGCTCCACGGCTCGTTCGACGACGTACCCGAAAGCAATCTGCCCGCGGCGCGGATCTGGGAAACCGATTACACACCCAATGCTACGGGTACGGCGAGCGCCTATCGCCCCGCCGGTGCGCTCGAGCGCGGCGGCAAACGCGCCCGCGCGACGGGCGATTACGAAGCCTGGTCGCCCGAGGCGTGA
- a CDS encoding DUF192 domain-containing protein codes for MKRLAAMAGLAALLACSPQTQAESSAEPAGAGVETATTHPISGLKVIPLTVTTENGQIAIAAELADTPEAQTRGLMFRTELGDHEGMIFPYDGTTAQSFWMKNTPLALDIIYIGPDGRISNIAAMTEPYSLEPVYSVGPVLGVLELRGGRAEELGIAPGDLVEW; via the coding sequence GTGAAGCGCCTGGCCGCGATGGCAGGGCTGGCCGCGCTGCTGGCCTGTTCACCCCAGACGCAGGCCGAATCGTCCGCCGAGCCCGCCGGTGCGGGCGTCGAGACGGCGACGACGCACCCGATCTCGGGGCTCAAGGTGATCCCGCTGACCGTCACGACCGAAAATGGCCAGATCGCGATTGCGGCGGAACTGGCCGATACGCCCGAAGCACAGACGCGCGGGCTGATGTTCCGCACCGAGCTCGGCGATCACGAAGGCATGATCTTCCCCTATGACGGGACCACCGCGCAAAGCTTCTGGATGAAGAATACCCCGCTTGCGCTCGATATCATCTACATCGGTCCCGATGGGCGCATCAGCAATATCGCCGCGATGACCGAGCCTTATTCGCTCGAACCGGTCTATTCGGTCGGCCCCGTGCTCGGCGTGCTCGAATTGCGTGGGGGCCGCGCGGAAGAACTGGGCATCGCCCCGGGCGACCTGGTCGAATGGTAG
- a CDS encoding regulatory protein RecX, whose protein sequence is MDDERATSGRTRRRAKPLDRTRLEELAVAYVARFATSAGKLRTYLQRKLRERGFTEDEEPDLDRLIATFVERGYVDDEAYGRAKAGDLVARGYGARRVDQALRSAGIDEDLRHSLEPGEAQKRQAALVLARKRGFGPFGQQADMGPEEARKLREKRLAALVRAGHDFDIARRIVEARTVEELEEWVAEARDEEQ, encoded by the coding sequence ATGGATGATGAACGCGCAACATCGGGCCGCACCCGCCGCCGGGCAAAACCGCTTGATCGCACGCGGCTGGAGGAGCTGGCGGTGGCTTATGTCGCGCGCTTTGCGACCAGCGCAGGCAAGCTGCGCACCTATCTCCAGCGCAAGCTGCGCGAACGCGGGTTCACCGAAGACGAGGAACCCGATCTCGACAGGCTGATCGCGACATTCGTCGAGCGGGGCTATGTCGACGACGAAGCCTATGGCCGCGCCAAGGCGGGCGATCTGGTGGCGCGCGGCTATGGCGCGCGGCGGGTCGATCAGGCGCTGCGGTCCGCCGGGATCGACGAGGATTTGCGCCATTCGCTCGAGCCGGGAGAGGCGCAGAAGCGCCAGGCGGCGCTGGTACTGGCACGCAAGCGCGGCTTCGGGCCGTTCGGGCAGCAGGCAGACATGGGACCCGAGGAAGCGCGCAAGCTACGGGAAAAGCGGCTTGCCGCATTGGTGCGCGCGGGCCATGATTTCGACATAGCGCGGCGCATCGTCGAGGCGCGCACGGTCGAGGAGCTTGAGGAATGGGTCGCAGAAGCACGGGACGAGGAGCAGTGA
- a CDS encoding fatty acyl-AMP ligase produces MTDAALTPTPNDCDLPRRRSDFATFNEAIDYAARSDKGLNFHDMRGTLERVYPYAQMREDALEAAYRLVAMGIGKEDRVALVAETSPEFAALFCACTLMGAWPVPLPLPTTFGGKESYIEQLSVQLKSADPTILIYPGEIAEMAKAAADRQGCGGESWDDFAQRPAPPVDLPEAQPEDICYLQYSSGSTRFPTGVAVTHEALLHNLRGHAESMEIGMNDRVVSWLPWYHDMGLVGCFLSLVANQVSVDYLRTEHFARRPLAWLDLISRNQGTTLSYSPTFGYDICARRISSQSSVADRFDLSRWRVAGNGADMIRPDVMQNFVNAFAGAGFQANSFNPSYGLAEATLAVTVMPPGEGIRVELVEEERLSGRPRDLSKPARYRAIVNCGKPIPGMEVEIRGENDQLRGDHQIGKVWCRGKSVMHSYFRNEEATTDCLVAKDNGDVWLDTGDMGYMGDGYLFIVGRAKDMIIINGKNLWPQDIEWAVEQLPGFNHGDIAAFSIDTEAGEEAPAVLVHCRVSDPVERIKLRDQIADKVRGVTGMSCVVELVPPRTLPRTSSGKLSRAKAKKQYLAGEIVPLDLAA; encoded by the coding sequence ATGACCGACGCCGCACTGACGCCGACGCCGAACGACTGCGACCTACCGCGTCGCCGTTCCGATTTCGCGACCTTCAACGAGGCTATCGACTACGCTGCGCGCAGCGATAAGGGTCTCAATTTCCACGACATGCGCGGGACGCTCGAACGCGTCTACCCCTATGCGCAAATGCGCGAGGATGCGCTTGAAGCGGCTTACCGGCTCGTGGCGATGGGGATCGGGAAGGAAGACCGCGTCGCGCTGGTGGCCGAGACCAGCCCCGAATTCGCCGCGCTGTTCTGCGCCTGCACGCTGATGGGCGCCTGGCCGGTGCCGCTGCCGCTGCCGACGACCTTCGGCGGCAAGGAAAGCTATATTGAGCAGCTTTCGGTCCAGTTGAAGAGCGCGGACCCGACAATTCTGATCTATCCGGGCGAAATCGCCGAAATGGCCAAGGCCGCGGCCGACCGGCAGGGTTGCGGCGGCGAAAGCTGGGACGATTTCGCGCAGCGCCCGGCCCCGCCGGTCGATCTGCCCGAAGCGCAGCCCGAAGATATTTGCTACCTGCAGTATTCCTCGGGCTCGACTCGCTTCCCGACCGGGGTCGCGGTCACGCATGAAGCGCTGCTGCACAATCTGCGCGGTCATGCCGAATCGATGGAAATCGGCATGAACGACCGCGTGGTCAGCTGGCTGCCGTGGTATCACGACATGGGGCTGGTCGGCTGCTTCCTGTCGCTGGTCGCCAACCAGGTATCGGTCGATTACCTGCGCACCGAACATTTCGCGCGCCGTCCGCTGGCCTGGCTCGACCTGATCAGCCGCAACCAGGGCACCACGCTGAGCTATTCGCCGACCTTCGGCTACGACATCTGCGCCCGCCGGATTTCCAGCCAGAGCAGCGTTGCCGACCGCTTCGACCTGTCGCGCTGGCGCGTTGCGGGCAATGGCGCGGACATGATCCGCCCCGACGTGATGCAGAACTTCGTGAACGCCTTCGCCGGCGCGGGCTTCCAGGCGAACAGTTTCAATCCCAGCTACGGCCTCGCCGAAGCGACGCTGGCGGTGACGGTGATGCCGCCGGGCGAAGGGATCCGCGTCGAACTGGTCGAGGAAGAACGCCTCTCGGGCCGCCCGCGCGACCTGTCCAAGCCCGCGCGCTACCGCGCCATCGTCAATTGCGGCAAGCCGATCCCCGGCATGGAAGTCGAGATCCGCGGCGAGAACGACCAGCTGCGCGGCGACCACCAGATCGGCAAGGTCTGGTGCCGCGGCAAGAGCGTGATGCATTCCTATTTCCGCAACGAGGAAGCGACCACCGACTGCCTCGTCGCCAAAGACAATGGGGACGTCTGGCTCGACACGGGCGACATGGGCTACATGGGCGATGGCTATCTGTTCATCGTCGGCCGCGCCAAGGACATGATCATCATCAACGGCAAGAACCTGTGGCCGCAGGACATCGAATGGGCGGTCGAGCAATTGCCGGGCTTCAACCATGGCGACATCGCCGCCTTCTCGATCGACACCGAGGCGGGCGAGGAAGCCCCCGCCGTCCTGGTGCACTGCCGTGTGTCCGACCCGGTCGAGCGGATCAAGCTGCGCGACCAGATCGCCGACAAGGTCCGCGGCGTCACCGGGATGAGCTGCGTGGTCGAGCTGGTCCCGCCGCGCACGCTGCCGCGCACCAGTTCGGGCAAGCTCAGCCGCGCCAAGGCGAAAAAACAGTATCTTGCGGGCGAAATCGTCCCGCTCGACCTCGCCGCCTGA